TCCAGGCAGGTTCTGGTTGTTACTAACGAAACCATAGCGCCATTATATCTGGCTGCGATTTTAAAGAATTTGCAAGGCTATATTGTTGAAACGGCGGTTCTGCCGGATGGCGAGCAGTATAAAACTTTAGACTTTGTCGCCAAGATTTTTGATAAATTACTGGCCGGCAAATTTAGCCGAAATGCGACCTTGATCGCTCTGGGCGGCGGCGTCATCGGCGATATGGGCGGCTTTGCTGCAGCCTGTTACCAGAGAGGCATTCCTTTTCTCCAAATACCTACCACTTTGCTGGCGCAGGTTGATTCTTCCGTGGGCGGAAAAACCGGCGTCAATCATGCGCTGGGAAAAAACATGATCGGTGCTTTTTATCAGCCTCAGTGCGTCATTGCCGATGCCGATGTGCTGGATACACTGGATGACCGCCAATTGTCAGCGGGTTTGGCGGAAGTGATAAAATATGGCTTGATCAGGGATGCGGAATTTTTCGTATGGCTGGAAAATAATATTGATGCCTTGCTGGCAAGGGATAAGCAGGCGCTAGCCTTTGCCATTGAGCGGTCCTGCATCAATAAAGCTGAAATAGTCGCTGAAGATGAAACAGAGTCAGGCATCAGGGCGACATTAAATTTGGGCCATACTTTCGGCCATGCAATCGAGACAGGCGTAGGCTATGGCCAATACTTGCATGGCGAAGCCGTAGCCATCGGTACCTGCCAGGCGGCCGATCTTTCCAGAAGAAAAGGCTGGCTGAATGACGAGGATGTGGCAAGAATAATTGCGCTTTTCAAAAGAGCCAAATTACCCGTCAATCCGCCGGAAGAAATTGATTCACAAAGATTTCTTGAATTAATGGCGGTTGACAAGAAAAATGTAGACGGTCAGATAAGGTTGATTCTGCTGAAGAAAATTGGTGAAGCAACCTTGCCCACAGACGTAAATCAAGAACTATTAGAAGTAACGCTTAAAACCTATGGTAGATAATGATACCTTTACGTATCATCTGAAAAAGTCGGCGAGCAGACCAGTCGATACGACCGCTCGTTCTTTGATAACGCAGGAACGAACTCAGAAGCTTGAGTTATTGACTCATCTGCTTGCCAACTTAACACAGCCTCTTATCATCTGCGGACCGGAAGGCATCGGTAAAACCACTTTGCTGAAAGTCTTGCAGGAGCGCAAGGTTGACTCCTGGTTGTATTGTCCAATACAGGGCAATGCCGATTTAAGCTTTGAAAAAATCCAGGAACACATGGCAAAGGCCATCACGCAGGATAAGTCTGACAAGCATGGTCTGGCTTTGGCGGCTGCCTTTGGCCAGCTTGAAGTCCAGAAGAGAAAGGTAATCCTGACCATTGATAATGCAGGCCAGCTAGTACCTGGTCTGGTAACGACAATTATTCAATATGCTGCCTCAAACCCGGCTGTGAGGGTGGTTTTTGTTTTGACGCATGACGAGCTGCACATAAAAAGCAGATCGGACCGAGCTATTGATAATTGCTACTTTATAGAAATACCGCCTTTATCAGAAAAACAATGCGGCGAGTTTCTGCAATATTTATCAACACAGCCTCGGGCACAAGTTTCATTTAATGCCATCAATGACAACATGGTGGAAGCCATTTATAAGGAAACGCATGGCATTCCAGGAAAAATTATCGCCGAATTGCCCGCTTTGGCAAGCAATCCCAAATCTGGCGGCAATGCCAAATGGATACTGCCGGCTGCCGTAGTCGCATTGATTGCCGTTGCCTTCAGTGTGCAATGGATGAGTTCTCACCCGCGTAAAGAAGATAACGCCTCTACTAGTTCCTCTGCTGATCAGAAACAGATTGCCATTGAAATAGCGCCGCCATCAGCTGTAACTTCGAATGAGAGCGTCAAAAACGGACAACCTGTGCAGCCAGTGCCGCAACAGCAGAAGCCGGTCAATGAAAAGACTTTGACGCAGCCTGAAATGGAAGATGTGCTAGACGATTCAGAGGCATTAGATACGCCAGAGGCGGCAGAGGAAATGGATGCGGTTCCGCCCGATCAGGATATGGAAAACAGAGGCGCTGCCGATGATATTCAGCCGATAAACGGCAAACCTGGAAAACCGGAAATCAGTGATAAGAAAAAAAATGTAGAGGATGCTATCGCCGCCTCTAAAGAGAAACCAGCAGCAAAGCCTGTTGCTCAGGAAAGCGAAAAGCAAACGGCTAATGGGTACACGCTGCAGCTCATGGTTTTATCCAAACAACAATCGGTAGCGGATGTGCTGAAAAAATACCCGTCGTTGGGGATCAAACAAAGCCGGAAAATAACCAATGGCAAGGAACTTTATGTCCTGATGTACGGTTCTTTTTCCAGTGCTGCGCAGGCGATTCAGGCCCGGAATTCACTGCCGCCCGAGTTTCGCAATGCCATACCCGTAAAAGTGGGTGCAATTAAATAAAGAGCTGTGAGCCTCGGCAGGCAAAAATGAATAGTTGAATGGCCGATCTTTAAAATTTGTATGCTTCAGTATGTTTAGGATAAACAGCATTTCTTGAGTGTTAGTGTCTTGTGACTGAAGATAAATCTAAACCGGAAAAAATCGATATAAAGCAATGACAGAATTAAAAAACGACACCTTGATCAGAGCTCTTTTAAAGCAACCTGTTGATCGAACGCCGGTCTGGATGATGCGCCAAGCGGGACGATATCTGCCTGAATACAGAAAAGTCAGGGAGCAGGCCGGCAGTTTTTTAAATCTATGCACCAATCCTGAGCTGGCTTGTGAAGTCACTCTGCAACCATTGCGGCGGTTTGATTTTGATGCGGCCATTTTGTTTTCCGATATATTGACTGTTCCTGATGCAATGGGGCTGGGGCTTTATTTCACGGAAGGCGAAGGTCCTAAATTTAAAAATCCAGTAAGAACTGTCGAAGATATCAACAAATTACCGATTCCAGATCCGGAAGTGGAGTTGCGCTATGTGGTGGATGCCGTTCGACTGATAAGAAAATCGCTGCAGGGCAGCGCGCCGCTCATCGGATTTTCGGGCAGCCCCTGGACACTAGCCACCTACATGGTTGAAGGCGGCAGCAGCAAAAGCTTTCATAAGGTCAAAGGCCTGATGTATGAGCAGCCCAAGTTGATGCATGTCATGCTCGATAAATTGGCTCAATCTGTAGCAGCCTACTTAAATGCCCAGATCGAAGCGGGCGCCCAGGCTGTCATGCTGTTTGACACATGGGGAGGAATGCTGACTTCCGAAGACTATGCCGAATTCTCCTTATATTATTCCAAGCAGGTCAGATCATTGCTGAACACCACTATAAACGGGCAGCCGATTCCGACAATCTTATTTACCAAAGGCGGAGGCCTCTGGCTGGAAGCCATGGCTGAGGCCGGCTACGATGCGCTGGGTTTAGATTGGCAGACAGATATACAGCAGGCTCGCGCCAGAGTTGGTGATCGAGTGGCTCTGCAAGGCAATATGGATCCGGTTTCACTTTATGCGAGTCCTGAGATTATCACCGAAAAAGTAAAAGCCGTTTTGCAAAAGTATGGTTCTGGCTCAGGACATGTGTTCAATTTGGGGCACGGAATTCTGCCCGATATTAACCCGGATCATGTTAAAGCAATGGTGGATGCTGTACGCAAGTACAGTCCTGCATATCATCAATCATAATTTTTTAAACAGTAGCATTTTTACTGGATTGGCCGGTCTTCTTGACTGAAAAACGACAATTTCTTCAAACTATCGGAAACAAAATGGATACAAAAAAAATTCGTTTGGTCTTAAAGGTTAGGATTTTCATTAGCGCATGAGATTCTTAATGGGATACTTTAAATAGAAGACTTAAAAGCAGGATTTTTGAATTTTTCCGCCATCTGGAGCTCTGTTAGTGTAATAAAGATGCAGATCACTTAGGTAAGGCTTGTTTTTTGAAGAACGAAAAAACATTTGTCTGGTCAATAAAGAGCTATGGTCAAGCTCATCGGTAACGAAGTTGGAAGATTAAGGGGTATATTATGAAGTTGTTAAACATGTTTCTGGCAATAGGGTTGCTTATTGCAAATGTCGGTGCGAAGGCTGAGAATGTCGAATCGGCCAAGCCTGTCGACATTGTGGTTTACAGAAGTCCTACATGCGGCTGCTGTGGAAAATGGCTGGAACATCTGAAACAAAATAACTTTAATGTCAAAGATATCGTTACCAATGAAGTTCAGGCCATAAAAGACAAGTATGGCGTGCCAAATGAAATGGCGTCCTGTCATACGGCTCTGGTTAATGGCTATGTTATTGAAGGGCATGTGCCAGCCAATGATATCAATGCACTTTTGAAAACGAAGCCGAAGGTGGTCGGCATAGCGGTTCCAGGCATGCCGGCCGGTACGCCAGGCATGGAAATGGGCGGCAGAAAAGATCCTTACCAGGTGGTAAGCTTCGATAGTGAAAAGCATTACCAGGTATTCAACAGTTACGAGAACAAGTAATGATCCTCGCTGGCGATATAGGTGGCACCAAAACAATCCTGGCATTATATGAAGTTGAAGACGGCGACTGGCACTGCGTCAAAAAAGAACAGTTCCCCAGTTCCGCCTATCAAACCTTCAGCAAAATACTGGATTTATTTTTAGGCGATGCTGAGCCTATTCAAGTATCGGCAGCCTGTATCGGCGTAGCCGGCCCCATAGTGGACGGTAATTGCACAACAACCAACCTTCCGTGGGTATTAAATAAAACTGAAATCGGCACTCAGTTGCACACCCAGAATGTCAAATTACTGAATGACTTGGAGTCCACCGCATGGGGCGTGCTGGAATTGCCCGAACACAATTTCGTCGGGCTTAATCCGCATGCAGAGCCGAGAGAAGGCCATCTAGCCATTGTGGCGGCGGGCACGGGCTTGGGTGAATCAATAATTACATGGGATGGTGCAAAGCATTATGTTATGGCGACAGAAGGCGGTCATACGGATTTTGCACCTGGCACGGAGCAGGAAATAGCGTTGCTCCATTACCTAAGGGAAAAATATCCCGAGCACGTCAGTTACGAAAGGTTGCTGTCCGGCGAAGGACTGATAAATATTTATCAATTTCTTAAAAAAAATGATTGGGCGCCGGCGCAACCCGAAATCGAGCAGCAAATGACTGAACGTGATCCGGCTGCAGTTATCGGCGAAGCCGGAGTTGCTGGAAGCGATGCGTTATGCGTGGAAGCATTAAACATTTTTTGCAGAATATACGGTGCAGAGGCGGGTAATCTCACGCTTAAGTGCCTGCCCTATGCCGGCGTTTATCTGGCCGGCGGAATCGCATCGAAAATTTTACCTTTTCTACAAAAGGGAGCATTTATGCAGGGTTTTCTGGCTAAAGGGCGATATCGCCCAGTGCTGGAAAAAATACCTGTCAAAGTTTGCACCAACCCTGAAGCGGCTCTTTTAGGCGCGGCAAGCTATGCCATAAAACGGCTGAATGAAAATAATGGATAACGATGAAAATTGGCATACCTAAAGAAATTAAAGAAAAAGAAAGCAGAGTCGCGATTACGCCTGAAGCTGCAAAGTATCTGATTCAAAAAGGCCATTCTGTTCTGGTTGAGGTCGATGCCGGATTAGGATCCGGTTTCAGCAATGCGCAATATGAGCAGGCAGGCGTACAGCTTGTTTCTACCGCTACTGCCTGGGCTGCCGATATGGTTGTAAAAGTCAAGGAGCCTCTGGAGCCAGAATATCAGTATCTAGATAGACAAATTGTCTTTACCTTTTTTCATCTGGCCGGAGTATCGCCTGCATTGACTTTAGAGCTATTAAAAAAAGGTACAACTGCAATTGCCTATGAGACGCTGGAAGATGAACAAGGGCGATTGCCAATCCTTGCGCCGATGAGCGCTGTGGCCGGTAATATGGCGACATTAATGGGCAGTTATTATCTTGCCAAATTCAATCAGGGAAAGGGAATACAGTTAGGCAAGGTATTAGGCAGACGGCATGGCAAGGTTGTCATCGTTGGTGATGGTGTAGTTGGTCAACATGCCGCGCAAGTTGCCTGTGGGATGGGGGCTGATGTATTTGTTGCAGGTATAGACTTGGCGACGATGCAGAAACTGAAAGAAACCGTATTGCCGGAAGTGAATTTTTTTCTGTCCAATAAAGAAAACATTGAAAAGCAAATTATAGATGCTGATTTAGTGGTGGGGGCTGTGCTTTGCCGCGGAGCCAAGGCGCCCAAAATAATCAGCGAAGATATGACCAAGTCAATGGCCGAAGGTACGGTTGTTGTCGATGTCAGCATTGATCAGGGCGGATGTATAGAGACATCAAGGCCTACAACGCATTCGGATCCGGTCTTTACAAAGCATGGCGTGATACATTACTGCGTAACCAATATGCCTGGCGCTTATCCAAGAACATCAACTATCGCGTTAGTTGATGCTACACTACCGTATATTGCAAAGATAGCAGATGCTGAATTGTCATCTTTAAAGTTTGACAGTGAACTCGCCAAGGCAATTAATGTATCTGATGGTAAAATCAGATGCAAAGCAGTAGCAGAAGGGCTGGGAATGATGGACCAGTATCAGCCATTAAATTAGTTTTTAAGTCTCTTTATAATTTTCTTCCTAAAGCCGATGTAGCTCAGTCGGTAGAGCAACTGATTCGTAATCAGTAGGTCGCGGGTTCGAATCCCGCCATTGGCTCCATAAAATCAATAACTTATAGATATTAGAAAATATTTTTTTCGGATTTGTCCCAATTTTGTCCCATTTGCTCAAAAACAGCCGCAACAATTGCCGATTTATTGGGCAAAAAAAGCCCCTAATGAAAGGGGCTGAATAGAGACTTCACTGTAATTGAGGGTGGGGTGTAATCCCTCGTTCATGATGTTACCGCTCATTTCTTATCGGTTAATTAATGAGGCACAAAAGACCGCTGATTAACCAAACGTGATTGATGTTTTATCTAGCCCGAATAATATTCGGTTCAGGTCTCCCCGTTTTCGTGGAGTCGTGCCCGCTGCACTGTGGGCGCAAGTTTGCTTGCTCCTCAAAAATGAGGGTCGCGTTTGAAATCCCACCCTTTTAAATCCCTCGAATCGGGGTAATCTCCGGTATAGCTCCTTCTTGTACTTTCTTTGCTGTGGCTACGCTGCGTGGAGATACGCTTAACATGTCAGCCGCTTGGGTTTGTGAAACAAAACTATTCTGCAAATTTGCAGATTTGTTTTCAGACTTTGACGCATGTTGATTATCCGGTAATGCGCCTCTTGGCATATTCGCCAACTTAGCCGCAACACTCGCACGTTGTGTTTCGTTTAAATGTCGGCATATCGTCCTTTTAATTACCCTCTGACAGGGTATCGGAATACCCCCGGCCAATTTCGCCGGACACAAAAAAGCCCAGGTTTTTAGGCCCAGGCTTGATTGGATAAATTAGCGTTCTTCTCGTCCCCAATAAAGCGATACATTGTCCCCATATTTTTTAGATAGGATAGTTTCAGCATTAAAAGCCCTAGATAATGAATTGAACCACGGGCTATAACGCTTCATGCCGTTTTTCGTATACTCAACACGCCAGCGTTCTTTGGGAAGCTTCTTTTGTTCTTCGCGCCATCTTTCTACAGATTCGCCAACCCCTACACACACGGCTGAATATTCCATGCCTTCCTGATAGACCGTAATACGACATATAGACGGGGTATCGCATACCAACTGAACAATGTCCCCTTGCTCGGCCAAGCACCCTTTGCGCATTGTTATAACCTGCCCCGGTCTGAGGCGTCCGCGAAATAAGAAGCGATCAACTTCCAGAAAATAAAACTCCCCAGGCTCAATTACTTCATCTTGGTGGGTAATTGCTGTCTTTGGCTTGTACTGATGTTGGGTTAGTTTTAAGTTATGATTTTTCATGCTGCTTCCCCTGCTGCCCGCCTGTTTGCTTCATGATATGCGTCAACTATGGCCTTCATATCATTAACGGTCTGTCTCACTGATTCCAATGACCAATAAATAACACCGTCCGATAGTCTTTCTGTTTTTTCATCATCGTCAATAAACTGAGATTCAATGAGCGTTAACACACTATCGGCCTGTAATGCCAACATATCAATAGCATCTGACAGCGTATGCGGTTTGGCATCATCGCCCAGGATAGATAGGCGGTGTTTAAAGTTTGGATTTAATTTTGTCTCTGTATTCATGGCGTTCTTCTTGTTGTTCGTAACAAATGCCGCCAATGATAGGAACATGGCGACGGGTTTAAATGGGGTCGAAAACCGTACTAAGAACAGCCAGCGCCGAACGCTGCCCATGTAAGCCCGTCATGATGAAATGATAATAGACTCTATGCCCACGCAAAAACGCAGACACAAAAAAACGCCATGTAAA
This is a stretch of genomic DNA from Methylobacter sp. YRD-M1. It encodes these proteins:
- a CDS encoding DUF411 domain-containing protein, which produces MKLLNMFLAIGLLIANVGAKAENVESAKPVDIVVYRSPTCGCCGKWLEHLKQNNFNVKDIVTNEVQAIKDKYGVPNEMASCHTALVNGYVIEGHVPANDINALLKTKPKVVGIAVPGMPAGTPGMEMGGRKDPYQVVSFDSEKHYQVFNSYENK
- the ald gene encoding alanine dehydrogenase, giving the protein MKIGIPKEIKEKESRVAITPEAAKYLIQKGHSVLVEVDAGLGSGFSNAQYEQAGVQLVSTATAWAADMVVKVKEPLEPEYQYLDRQIVFTFFHLAGVSPALTLELLKKGTTAIAYETLEDEQGRLPILAPMSAVAGNMATLMGSYYLAKFNQGKGIQLGKVLGRRHGKVVIVGDGVVGQHAAQVACGMGADVFVAGIDLATMQKLKETVLPEVNFFLSNKENIEKQIIDADLVVGAVLCRGAKAPKIISEDMTKSMAEGTVVVDVSIDQGGCIETSRPTTHSDPVFTKHGVIHYCVTNMPGAYPRTSTIALVDATLPYIAKIADAELSSLKFDSELAKAINVSDGKIRCKAVAEGLGMMDQYQPLN
- the glk gene encoding glucokinase; this translates as MILAGDIGGTKTILALYEVEDGDWHCVKKEQFPSSAYQTFSKILDLFLGDAEPIQVSAACIGVAGPIVDGNCTTTNLPWVLNKTEIGTQLHTQNVKLLNDLESTAWGVLELPEHNFVGLNPHAEPREGHLAIVAAGTGLGESIITWDGAKHYVMATEGGHTDFAPGTEQEIALLHYLREKYPEHVSYERLLSGEGLINIYQFLKKNDWAPAQPEIEQQMTERDPAAVIGEAGVAGSDALCVEALNIFCRIYGAEAGNLTLKCLPYAGVYLAGGIASKILPFLQKGAFMQGFLAKGRYRPVLEKIPVKVCTNPEAALLGAASYAIKRLNENNG
- the hemE gene encoding uroporphyrinogen decarboxylase; protein product: MTELKNDTLIRALLKQPVDRTPVWMMRQAGRYLPEYRKVREQAGSFLNLCTNPELACEVTLQPLRRFDFDAAILFSDILTVPDAMGLGLYFTEGEGPKFKNPVRTVEDINKLPIPDPEVELRYVVDAVRLIRKSLQGSAPLIGFSGSPWTLATYMVEGGSSKSFHKVKGLMYEQPKLMHVMLDKLAQSVAAYLNAQIEAGAQAVMLFDTWGGMLTSEDYAEFSLYYSKQVRSLLNTTINGQPIPTILFTKGGGLWLEAMAEAGYDALGLDWQTDIQQARARVGDRVALQGNMDPVSLYASPEIITEKVKAVLQKYGSGSGHVFNLGHGILPDINPDHVKAMVDAVRKYSPAYHQS
- the aroB gene encoding 3-dehydroquinate synthase → MKKLLVQLGDRSYPIYIGSDLLSRPELFTRHIKSRQVLVVTNETIAPLYLAAILKNLQGYIVETAVLPDGEQYKTLDFVAKIFDKLLAGKFSRNATLIALGGGVIGDMGGFAAACYQRGIPFLQIPTTLLAQVDSSVGGKTGVNHALGKNMIGAFYQPQCVIADADVLDTLDDRQLSAGLAEVIKYGLIRDAEFFVWLENNIDALLARDKQALAFAIERSCINKAEIVAEDETESGIRATLNLGHTFGHAIETGVGYGQYLHGEAVAIGTCQAADLSRRKGWLNDEDVARIIALFKRAKLPVNPPEEIDSQRFLELMAVDKKNVDGQIRLILLKKIGEATLPTDVNQELLEVTLKTYGR
- a CDS encoding ATP-binding protein, with the protein product MVDNDTFTYHLKKSASRPVDTTARSLITQERTQKLELLTHLLANLTQPLIICGPEGIGKTTLLKVLQERKVDSWLYCPIQGNADLSFEKIQEHMAKAITQDKSDKHGLALAAAFGQLEVQKRKVILTIDNAGQLVPGLVTTIIQYAASNPAVRVVFVLTHDELHIKSRSDRAIDNCYFIEIPPLSEKQCGEFLQYLSTQPRAQVSFNAINDNMVEAIYKETHGIPGKIIAELPALASNPKSGGNAKWILPAAVVALIAVAFSVQWMSSHPRKEDNASTSSSADQKQIAIEIAPPSAVTSNESVKNGQPVQPVPQQQKPVNEKTLTQPEMEDVLDDSEALDTPEAAEEMDAVPPDQDMENRGAADDIQPINGKPGKPEISDKKKNVEDAIAASKEKPAAKPVAQESEKQTANGYTLQLMVLSKQQSVADVLKKYPSLGIKQSRKITNGKELYVLMYGSFSSAAQAIQARNSLPPEFRNAIPVKVGAIK